The genomic DNA ATTAGTGTTtctctctggattatcagggAGCTGCTGATATGTGTCTCCAtttctcacactggtcagatcatCAGACAGATAGAGACGGGGATGTGCAGTGTTTGGGTCCAGAATGACAGGACTGAAGTGgaccttctccttcatcttctcccaGACTCTGAAGgacaggttgcccaggtgtttggcctcaTCTATCAGCGCTCCTGAGACCAGCTGTGGATCTGACAGTGAGCTCTGGGCTCTGGCTCTGGTCTGAGTGGGTTTATAACTGCTGAGGAATGACACGTTGTGTTTCTTCAAGTCTTCTTCAACAGCAGAGATactgtctgacagagaggagatctgCTCCTgaatcctcttcatctctctgctcaTAGTCTTccccttctgctcctcttcctccctcagagctgccagtctggactcctcttcctctttcaggaACTGGTGGAGCTTGTTGAACTCTGCTCTGATCTGCTTCTCGGTGGACAAGAGCTGCTTCTTGGAGTGTtgaatcatttcattgtatgttttcTCCACTTGTTTGTATTTGTCTCTCTTGTCCTGTAGAGGCTTTAAGTCAGATTTCAGCTGGTCCTTCAGGTCACTGACTGCTTGTTCTACAGGAACCACCTTGTGACCGATTTGGTGAGGAAAATCACAGGAAGGACACACAGCTCTCTGTTCATCTTTACAGAAAAATTTAGGCTCTTCTTGATGTTTGCTACACACCACCtcccccttcttttctcctttttctgtttcagatgaTCCAACTTTCAGTCTCTCAGCAAATGAGTCAGCTAGTTCCTTCAGTGAAAAGTTCACTGCTGGACGATCCTTTGaagattttcttttacaaatgggacagtttttgtttttagcttgtTCCCAGAATTTTTGCAGACAGCTTGAacagaagctgtggctgcaGCTCAGAGACACAGGATCTCTGAAAGTCTCTGAACACACATGGCAACTCAAGTAACTTTCAACAAGAGCAATTTTCTCAGCCATTTTCTTTGTTGTCTAA from Scomber japonicus isolate fScoJap1 chromosome 9, fScoJap1.pri, whole genome shotgun sequence includes the following:
- the LOC128364423 gene encoding zinc-binding protein A33-like; the encoded protein is MAEKIALVESYLSCHVCSETFRDPVSLSCSHSFCSSCLQKFWEQAKNKNCPICKRKSSKDRPAVNFSLKELADSFAERLKVGSSETEKGEKKGEVVCSKHQEEPKFFCKDEQRAVCPSCDFPHQIGHKVVPVEQAVSDLKDQLKSDLKPLQDKRDKYKQVEKTYNEMIQHSKKQLLSTEKQIRAEFNKLHQFLKEEEESRLAALREEEEQKGKTMSREMKRIQEQISSLSDSISAVEEDLKKHNVSFLSSYKPTQTRARAQSSLSDPQLVSGALIDEAKHLGNLSFRVWEKMKEKVHFSPVILDPNTAHPRLYLSDDLTSVRNGDTYQQLPDNPERNTNGPNVLGSEGFSSGKHSWEVEVGDHPDWTVGLAKESVDRKGKCSATPKNGFWCLLHRSGKYTNGLSKTVTEKKSLQRIRVQLDYDRGEVSFYDPEDETHIYTHRDTFTERLFPYFSIGPAGDAKTTDIKICQTEISL